GCACCTCCAGAAAAGCCCCTAGTCCCTAGAAGAGCCTGGTGAAGGCAGCAAGGAGGGACAGACAGAGGGCCCACAGGGTGAGTCTCTCTCTGTTGGTGCTACTGGGCAGTGGACCCAGAGATCGGctaccttccccacccccacattCACACCTTCTCCCTTTGGGCACCAGGTGCAGGTACACCCAGGTGCTCCTGAGCAGATGCCCTCCATCATAGGCAGCTGCGGCTCCTgggctccctcctgcccacctccagcccctgagCTCTGATGGagttggggggagtggggagtgggctGGAAAAATGATCAAACCCAGCTGGCTGAGGGATGGGGCATTCTGGGATCTAAGGGTTGGGGACTGGGAAgacaggcaggcagaggaggaaactgcTCCTGCACCAGTGCCCTTGGCGGGGCCCCTTGGCTGCCCCGCCCCACCTGCTCAGCGCCAAGCCGAGCGCCATGCAGGCTTTGCTTCACCAGGTGGCGCTGTCCTCCTTGAAGCTCTTCTCCCCGCCCTGCGGAAAGTGGCGGAACCAGAGCTTAGAAAGGGCAGGGCTAATGTTCAGAAAAGAGCACAGGCACAGCAGTACCGGCTGTGACAACAGTGAAACGCACGTGTCCTATTGGTAAATAGCCACTGCCCTGAATCCCCCTTTAGTGTCCCCAAGCAGCCCAGGACACTCCAGCCTTCCCAGACCCACCAATTAAACGGTAAAGAGAATGTGCCCTGGGCAGCAGGGGTCCTCCAGGCTGGCTCTGATTGGTTGGCATGTTAAATATTTGTACATCACCTCTGGGAAGGGGCAAATATTACCCCCCCAGCCCCAAAAGCAAGCCTCAGTCCCACAAGCGTTGAACTAACCCCCAAATCGAGGCCACAAAGCTTACACTGGAAAGATCTCTGGGCTTAGAATCAGCTAGATTGGCTCAGGCTATGCCTCTGACACCTCTCTttcatctctttccctctctgggctgcaGTAAAATAGCATGGGGGGGGTAGTTTAGATGGTTTCTGAGAATCCTTATCGACACTTTTACTGGGCTGTGATTCCTGATCTCACACACatactctttctctctatctctaaCATACACACGACTGCCTTTTCTTATCTCTGCCCCCAGAACTGACCCATGACCTGGAAATGAAAGAGGCCCAATCTCACCAACAAGGTAAGAGGACAAGTGGTCACCTTTTCCCCACCACTTAGGACCCAAGCCTTGTCCACCCCTGGTCCAGACTTGGGGACAGCCACTCCTCAGCTTACTGAGTGAGTGCAGGACGTCAGCCTCATTTGCCCActcagctgggtgaccttgtgCAATGAACAACCTGCACCACCATACATAGTGCCCTGTATCCCTGTCTCTGTCCAAAGTGGGAAAATGAAAGCAGGAAGGAGATGGTGTCCAGGAAgtccacatggctgacttcattcctttgtgacccacctccctAATCCTTCTCATCCTTGCACGAGTGATTCTCACAGTCCGTGTCCACACCCTCCAAGATGCTGAGTGTCAAGATTCAACACGATGACAATATGGGGTCTTTGACTTCAAGGAACATAGTCTAGAGGAGGAGCAAAGAGACACAGGCACATTAGCaaattcttcattttacaaaagcaTGACTTCTTGCCGTTGTAGAAATTCCACTAAAGTATTTGTTTATAGATTAttacttcacctgtaaaatggggagtgGTGTGGGGAGATGGTGTTCaatgagtatagagtttcagttttgcaagatgaaaaaattctagagatctgttgcacaacaatgcgAGTATATTAACACTaccgtacacttaaaaaatggttaagatggcaaaatTCGTTCCTTGTTTTTTTGCCacaattaattttttcaaatgggAGGGGTTGCATTGTTGAGATCTTAATCTCCAGATGATATGATCTCTGAGAACTAGGACTGGGTGTTACCCATCGTCTCTCAGTGCAAAGCACATTACCTGACATGGAGAGGGACTCAGTAAATGCTTGATTTGAAATGAATCACAAAAGTAGTATTTCTTGGCCAGGAGGGTTTTAAGAATGGGCTCCCTGCCATATTGATGTGCTGCTTATAGATCAACAGCTACAGGACCAAGAGTTAGGCGCAGGGAAGGCTGGAAGTTTAAGGTTAAGGTAGAATGCTAGGAGCTCTACTAACTGCTTTGCATATCATGCATAAACATCTAAACACTTATGGCCCTGAACTAATTCTGCCGACTGCTTTAAGTGGCAGTCATGGGCGGCCTCTTTGTGCCTACGTGCTTGGAGGAAGGGGTCACATATCCCAGACACCAGGCAAGAACAGTTCTGTGACAACAGTAGCTTTTACTCCACTTACTGTCCTTCCTCTGAAAGGGCTTTTGGGGTCACTGGGCTCAAGGCACTGCCCCAGTGTCCTGGTTTTTACTTTCTCTCTCAGTGGGCTTGAGAGCTCTCTTTCCTTGTCCTCCTTTTATATGAAAATCACTTGGTGGTTTTCCTGTCCCCTCCAGAGTCACCTTTTACCTACCCTTTGTCACCATTCTCACTCACATGTGCCAGTCCTGGGATACAGACCCTGCTGAAATGGAGTTTATGATCCAGGAGGTAGGGGTCCTCAACCCCGTGGGTACATGAGAATCACCAGGGAAGATTCAAGAAGTACCCTTTCCCAGTACTTGATACTTTGATAGGACCcaggaaaactattttttaaagctctctgGATGGTTCCAGTGTATATCCAGGTTTGAAACCCAATGCAGTGGGCAAAGGCAAACaataaacaagtttaaaaaaaacccacaaaatgtaATAAATGCTCTTTATGAAGGAAACAAGGTTCGCAGCACACTGACTCCCCTTTTCTGCTCACACTCCCAGTTCTTTCAGTCCCTTGTTCTTGTATGTCTCTCCTGCTACGGGGCTTTTGCACAAGTCCTACCCTCTGTCCGAAGCACCCTTCTCTCCCCTGTTCACTACTTAACTCCTATTCACCTGTCAGATCCTAGCCCAAGTTGCTCTTCGgctgagaagccttccctgattagGTCACAGTCTCCTGTTACAGTCGTGGTATTGGCACGTGTCACAGATGCAACCTCACATTCTTTTGTGGTTATGTACCATACCTCTCCCACTATGCTTGCTGTGAGCTTCGTGAGGAATGTTTTACTATCCACCATACCCACAATGCCTAATACAACGCACAGAGTCAGGGCTCAACAAACAGTCATGGAGTGAATAAATGGTCAGGGAAGGGTTTGCACTTAAACTTAAGGGGCGCACTGAAGAATCAGAGTGCCCAAACAGAAGGCAAGATAGGTGCAAGGGCCTCGAGGAGGAAAGAGGCAGGCCAGCGTCGCAGGCGCGTGGGGAGTGAGGGCGAGCGCCGCAGGACGTGCagtcgggggcgggggggtgccGGGCTTCGCTCTGAGGATCGGTGAGCTGTGCAGGTAACAGCCAGGCGGGGACCctcactctcccctccctctcccctaccCAGAGTTGGCGTCCCGGGAGCTGGAGAGCAAGTGCCGCGAGCTGGAGTCACAGCTGGCGGCGCGGGTGGCGGCCAACGCGGAGCTGCGGCGGGAAGTGGCGCAGCGCGAGGCGCTGGTGTCGGCGCTGCGCTGCAGCCTGCGCGCCGAGGAGCGCCGCTTCCTGGAGGAGCTGCGTCGCCGCAGCCACCGAGCCACCGTGCTGGGCACTGAGCTGCAGAAGCACACCGAGGCGGCCGCCTACCTCTCCTACCAGCTGCACGCGGCGCGCCAGAAACTGCAGACTCCGCGCCCAGGccccggcgccgccgccgccgcccccgagCCCCGGATCCGCCGGCGCGCACAGCGGGCCCGCCGCCCGCCCGCAGCCGAGGCCGCCGCCAAGGGCCCCGGCCGGGACTGGGCCGCCCGGGAGCGCTCGGCCGGCGCCCCGGACGACGCCGATGCCATGCCAGACCCCGCGCTCTTCCTCTACGCCCGGAGGCCCCCGCGGCCCAGTGGCCGCAGCCCGCGCCAGCCGCCTCCCCAGGAGCCCCCTGACCAAGCCACCCCGCCGGCCGCGCCCAGCCCGCCCAGTGCGCCGGCGGACCCGGAGTAAGCGCGGGGCCggctgggaggggcggggcggggagcggGGGAAGGCGGGCCCGGGGCCCGACCAGGGACGCAGCTCTGGCCGCGCGGGCGGGTCCCAGGGGCTGAGGCAGCCGGTCCCTCCCCCAGAGAGCGGGCGGAGGCGGCCCCTGCTCCCCCGCCCCTTCGCCCCTCCCAGCCGCCCCCGCCTTTTGTATTTGCCAACAACGCCGAAGCTTTGAGCTCTCCCCTCCCGCCGGGGACCTCCTCCGCGGGGCCCAGCGAATGCATCCTTTTTCTAGGAGAGGACTCACAGTACCGATCTTTATCTGGTCCCCACCCTGCcactgggaggggaaggggaaggggcggGGGTCACGCCCTGCCCCGGGAAAGCTGACAATCATTTGGCGGGAGGGGGAAGCCTGGGCGGCCTACGGAAAGGAACCAGAGTGGCCCTTAGCATCCTTAGGCCTTCCAGCTCCCCGCTGcggcctcccccagccccccacggCTGCCCTTCCCGCCGAGCCTTCCTCCAAGGGGAAGTTCGGGGTGAGGTCTAGAGGCTGGACCTTTACCTTGGAAGCCGCTTCTCCTACCCCCTACCCTGTTGATAGGTCCTTACAGGTGAGCACGGAACACTTTAGAAGTCGCCTTCTCCAGAGCCTCCGATGGGGAAAGTGTGGACTTATTGAAGTTTGAGCTTCTGGAAATTAGCACCCATAGACCCTTAGAGAAGATTACAGAATGGGTTTGTGGCAGATCCTGGGCTAGAGCCGTCTCCAGCTCAGTTCTGCCCCAGGATGCCGACCTAGGTATTGACTCGGGACACGCCAGAGTCGGGCTGCCCCATCAGGCTTATGGAAGGGTTAGAAAGTGCTTTCAGGAGGTAGCTGGGAACCTGAAGGCTGCCCTGGGAGTTTTCCTAGTCCTGTTTATTGGTGCTAATTTTGCCCAGCTTCCTCATTAGCTGGCTGCACCCAGAGGCAGGAAGAAGGGCCCGGCTTCTCGGAAGTGGCAGCTGTTGAGAGAGGTTTGGgtttgctggggggagggggggagggagtggACAGGTTAGGCCCCAGCCTGGCCCTCTCCAGGAATGCCCCCAATCCTATCAGACCTGACAGTGGTGGGGTGCTTCGTGCCCTCTCTCTAGGTTGGGGAGTGGCAAAAGGAAAGAATACGGCCCACCTCCTAACGCGTTTCTCCCCATCTCCCCGTCACGACCAAAGGCAGGAAGTGAAGCTCCAGTCCAGTTCATTGCCCCCACCCAGTCCGGcctagaaagaaagacaaatcccTGGAACCCTGTCCTCTCATGCCATCCCTCCTCTGTTGGTCCTGCATCAAGTCCTAAGTGCCTGTGATGTCTTCCAGGGGCTGCCGTGGGAGGACGTGGGGCAGGGAGAGTCCTTTATCTCACTCACAAGCACCCATCTTGGCAGGTCCTGACCTGGTTGGGGCTGAGCCTTCTGTTTGTCACCCAGGGGTCTGGGAGGTCCCTAGGGTGATGAACCCTTTTTCCGTCACGGCCCCATGAAGAAGAGGGGGAAAGAACCCCAATTATACCCTCTTTCACGGTATATGTTAGAGGGAGCAGGACACCCGTGAGCTCACACATACGCAGCCCCCTCCCAGCTCAGGACTGCTGAGACCACTGAGCAATAACCAGGCCTGGTCTAGGTGTCCGCCACCGAGGCACCCTTGGAACGGACCGTGCTGTCCAGTCTCAGGGGCCACAGTAGTGGCCTAGGGTCCTTGCTTTGCCTgctcccacctctcccctccccagtctcTGTGGCTGTGCCTCTACCCTCTGTGTCCCCTCAAGTGTGGGCGACCCACCGTACCCCCTCGACCCGTTGCCTTTCCTTTCAGAGCAGGTCTGAGTGAGGAGGCCTCTCTCTGCTCTCGGCTGCTCTCACCTGATGGGGCCTAGAGGATCCTGGGCAGGAGGGAAAGGGGGTCTTTCTGGAGGCAGCCTCATCTTCCACAATCAAACTTTTGGGGTGAACTGGGTGACTTTGTTACACCAATTCTTCTACAGAGATGGTGAAGTACTTTATCCACCCGCCCACCCACTAAAAGCCATAGCTACGCCCACCTGGCCTCCCCCGGCTGTATAGCAAtagccctcttcctccttccctcctgtgtaCCCGAGCTGTCTGGCTGGGGGCCCCCAAACCCCCTACCGCACGGATCCTCCCGtggcctgcctgcctctccccaaGTGACCCCATCAGCACCTCCCACCTCCTGTCCCTCTTCCAGCAATCAGAGATGATGACTCTTAATTGTGAGGTACTTGGAGGTACCCCACATGAAGGTCCAGCGTGCTGGGGCGGCTGACTCGCTGACTCCCAGCTGAGGTGTCGGCGAGCTGGGGCAGGGGCCAAGGCAAATACAGGGTTCAGATTTTATGAGAAATTCCcgttccctctccctctcctggaaATAATGGACAGAggcttcctgcctctctcctgcACCTGGGTTTGGAACAGAACCCTCAGGGCAGCAGAATAAGACTGGGAGTCAGTGGCCTGCCCTTGGCCTCAGCAGTCAGAAACTCCTCAGCCTTGCCCTCAGCTTCTGGCCCTCCCCTTCTCCTAGCCTGGGGGACCCGCCCTGCCAAGGGAAAGACGCCCTCCCTTGAGCCCCTAAAAAGTTTGGGTGGCTAGAAGGGAAACGAttgtttccttccctctccctgttctccacctctcccctcttctctgctGCATGAATCCCCATTGGGGGAGGACTGTGTTGACAGGGACACTCAGGGGCCCTAGTTGGAACCAGGAGCTGCAGGTGGGGACCCCTCCCCGTTCTGGAAGCCAATCAGGGACCTGTGGGCAATACAGCATGAGGCTTTGTACCCCTGCCCCCCAATATCCCACCCACAGTAGCCTGCAGTTTGGGGGGCCAGGCCAGGGCTGAAATGGGGTAGCCCTTCCCCAAACAAGCGGCAGAATAGAGGTCTCCCtgatggagaggaaggaggccgagagggtgtggaggagcATCTCCTCATCACGGAGAGCCAGGGATCTCTAAGCACCCTCTCGCTGAGGTGCCAGCCTTGAATGGGGGACGCGCGAGGCTTCAGAGCCACCTGGCAGGAGCCCCATGGGCGCGGCAGAGGGATCCTGCTCCAAGTTCTCTGTTGGCTGCGCTTTTAATCCAATGCTTTTCAGAGTGTATTCACTCACCCACAGAAATAGAACCCTGTGCTTTAGGGGTGACTGTCATATGCCTTATTcttaataaaatatctgaaaaacacACAAGTCAGACTTTTTTCCTGTGGGCACTCTGTGCCCCCATCCCCTCAGCCCACCACAGGTCTGTGGAAAGGCCGTGGAGGACATAGCGAATGGTTTGGGAGTTAGCCAGGGGGTTGGGTGAGACTGGCAGCTGAGACCCTGAAGTCCCCTCAGTAGGCATTCCTCACATAGAGCATAAGGCGTTCATCTGAGATGTCTGTCCTGATGCTCAGGTTAGCCCTGTCCCTCTCTCCATGCCACACCAACCCAAATGAACAAACAAGACCTTAGATTAGAGGCTCCTGGCAAGGGTTGGCAGGGGTAGATTGGAAGGGTTCCGTGCCTGGAATTGCCCATTGTTGTGGCCTAGAAGGAATCCTGGGGTTCTGGACGTCTTTGGCTATGCCAGTTCTTCTGCCCTGACAACCATCTCCATCTGATCCAGATGCAAGAAGCCCAGCATCCCGAAGAAGAGCCCTAATCTTATCCTCCACTAACAAGGGCTATCCAAGGACTGTGGTCTGGGAGCTCAGCACACTCAGCATCTTCAGGCCTGTACATTTTCAATGTAGGTCTATGTTGTGGATGGCTCTAGGAGAAAAAGCAGCAGCCCTGCCTTCTAAGAACGCAGGGGACATATTGGTTTTGCCTGCAACCTTTCTTCTGATAACAGTACCTATTACTTCCTTTCAGGCAACAGCCTTCTCCCAGCTTAGTCAATGTGTTGTGGGGCTCTGACCCCACCCGTGTGACCCAGGTAAGGTAGGTCA
This sequence is a window from Pseudorca crassidens isolate mPseCra1 chromosome 19, mPseCra1.hap1, whole genome shotgun sequence. Protein-coding genes within it:
- the CCDC92B gene encoding coiled-coil domain-containing 92B; amino-acid sequence: MDTVSLEHQIQSVQRHISFLKKEQMALLRDLHLEILRLQKRCSELTHDLEMKEAQSHQQELASRELESKCRELESQLAARVAANAELRREVAQREALVSALRCSLRAEERRFLEELRRRSHRATVLGTELQKHTEAAAYLSYQLHAARQKLQTPRPGPGAAAAAPEPRIRRRAQRARRPPAAEAAAKGPGRDWAARERSAGAPDDADAMPDPALFLYARRPPRPSGRSPRQPPPQEPPDQATPPAAPSPPSAPADPE